Proteins encoded by one window of Shewanella avicenniae:
- a CDS encoding SDR family oxidoreductase yields the protein MTVTHKIALITGANKGIGFEIATQLGLAGIIVYVGARSEERGATAVAKLQEKGIDARFVKVDLHDYSSIAQAASHISLQSGSLDILVNNAGIIDAEDGAPSVTSIETVKRTFETNFYGTLAVTQAMLPLLKQSNAGRIVNISSGLGSMALNEDPTWEFAETKLIGYNASKAAVNMLTIQLAWELKDTAIKVNAANPNFTDTELVPGAVGGRPIAEGAKTAIALALIDEQGPSGKFYEDFATDELAPW from the coding sequence ATGACAGTGACACATAAAATTGCTCTGATCACCGGCGCTAACAAAGGTATTGGTTTTGAAATCGCCACTCAACTAGGGTTGGCTGGCATCATCGTTTATGTAGGTGCTCGAAGCGAAGAACGTGGTGCTACTGCCGTCGCCAAGCTTCAGGAAAAAGGTATTGATGCTCGTTTTGTTAAAGTCGATCTACATGATTACTCTTCAATTGCCCAAGCAGCTTCACACATATCGTTGCAATCAGGAAGTTTGGATATTTTGGTGAATAACGCCGGCATTATCGACGCTGAAGATGGTGCACCGAGTGTCACGAGCATCGAAACAGTCAAACGGACTTTTGAGACTAATTTTTACGGTACATTGGCGGTGACACAAGCAATGCTACCGTTACTAAAACAGTCTAACGCAGGTCGGATTGTGAATATTTCCAGTGGATTAGGTTCAATGGCATTGAATGAAGATCCTACTTGGGAATTTGCTGAGACTAAGCTCATCGGATACAACGCTTCCAAAGCTGCAGTGAATATGTTGACGATTCAGTTGGCATGGGAGCTAAAAGATACGGCAATCAAAGTTAACGCTGCAAATCCTAATTTTACTGATACCGAGTTGGTTCCTGGTGCTGTCGGTGGACGACCTATCGCTGAAGGTGCCAAAACGGCAATTGCGTTAGCGCTTATTGATGAACAAGGTCCAAGTGGTAAGTTTTACGAAGACTTTGCAACAGATGAATTAGCTCCTTGGTAA
- a CDS encoding NAD(P)H-dependent oxidoreductase, protein MFDVAANAANRIVFSFPIHWFNLTPMLKAYLNEV, encoded by the coding sequence ATGTTCGATGTCGCTGCTAATGCTGCAAACCGCATCGTCTTCTCGTTTCCAATTCATTGGTTCAATTTAACACCTATGCTTAAAGCTTATTTAAATGAGGTTTGA
- a CDS encoding NAD(P)H-dependent oxidoreductase, whose product MTTAGATEITYSKGGLINSSIEEVLTPMKSCALYVGMTYVHPIAFYEAMNPSEEKLHEFMNTALKRLAQKFLNNVLNSEEYFL is encoded by the coding sequence ATCACCACTGCGGGTGCTACGGAAATTACTTACTCAAAAGGTGGACTTATTAATAGTTCGATTGAAGAGGTCTTGACTCCGATGAAGTCCTGCGCATTGTACGTCGGTATGACCTATGTGCATCCTATTGCCTTTTATGAAGCAATGAATCCTTCCGAAGAGAAATTACACGAATTCATGAACACTGCATTAAAGCGGCTAGCACAGAAATTTTTAAACAACGTTTTAAATTCAGAGGAGTATTTTTTATGA
- a CDS encoding SDR family oxidoreductase codes for MKPRKTWLITGASQGLGLILVKKLLDAGHNVAATTRSKATLENEIGMASKQFLPLTVDLVDEASVSKAVDETIAYFDGLDVVINNAGFGQIGTLEELSDEEARRSFDVNVFGMLNIIRSVMPYFRVNRKGHIMNISSMAGIQGEIPGWGVYCASKFAVAGLTEALAAEVSEFGVNVTLVYPGHMRTNFLSQNSIMSPKHPIQEYASVRQGESMAKKEMNGQQIGDPEKAAALLIRMSELKEPPLHLFMGEDVYQAANKKIETLSTHLLEWKDESLSIGF; via the coding sequence ATGAAACCTAGAAAGACATGGCTGATTACTGGAGCTTCTCAAGGGCTGGGACTGATATTAGTCAAGAAATTATTAGATGCTGGGCATAACGTCGCAGCCACAACGCGCAGTAAAGCCACTTTAGAGAACGAAATAGGTATGGCTTCTAAACAATTTTTACCACTTACTGTTGATCTAGTTGATGAAGCAAGTGTTAGCAAAGCTGTAGACGAAACCATCGCTTATTTTGATGGACTTGATGTCGTTATAAATAACGCGGGATTCGGTCAGATTGGCACCTTAGAAGAGCTTAGTGATGAAGAAGCTCGTAGAAGTTTTGATGTCAATGTCTTTGGTATGCTCAACATTATTCGCTCTGTTATGCCTTATTTTCGAGTGAATAGAAAAGGCCATATTATGAATATTTCTTCTATGGCGGGGATACAGGGGGAGATACCCGGTTGGGGTGTTTATTGTGCATCTAAATTTGCGGTCGCAGGGCTAACCGAAGCACTTGCCGCTGAAGTCAGCGAGTTTGGCGTGAATGTTACCTTGGTGTATCCAGGCCACATGCGGACTAATTTTCTTTCTCAAAACTCCATTATGTCACCGAAACATCCTATTCAAGAGTATGCCTCTGTTCGTCAAGGGGAATCAATGGCCAAAAAAGAGATGAATGGACAACAAATTGGCGACCCAGAAAAAGCCGCTGCGCTGCTTATTCGAATGAGTGAGTTAAAAGAACCACCATTGCATTTATTTATGGGAGAAGATGTCTACCAAGCCGCCAATAAGAAAATAGAAACACTTTCCACTCATTTGCTTGAATGGAAAGATGAGTCGTTATCAATTGGTTTTTAA
- a CDS encoding aldo/keto reductase, whose amino-acid sequence MKYTKLGNTDLTISRICMGCMGFGDPTTGQHSWTLNEAESRDIIRYGLESGINFYDTAIAYQNGSSERYVGRALRKMAKRDEVVVATKFLPRTQEQISNGISGKQAIDTSLELSLRNLGMDYIDLYIYHIWDYNTPIIDVLEALHHAKQAGKIREIGISNCYAWQLAKANALAEREGLTQFVSVQSHYNLIMREDERELFGLCAADDIAMTPYSALASGRLARPSDVHTKRAVEDAYAKGKYDKTAEQDHIIIERVANLANRHQVSMTEISLAWLLTKVASPVVGATQKHHIDGATNAVNLTLGETDIRYLEECYQPHSLSGIMLQNTPKTKDNIQVWTR is encoded by the coding sequence ATGAAATATACCAAGCTTGGCAATACAGATTTAACTATTTCCCGTATTTGTATGGGATGTATGGGGTTTGGTGATCCAACGACGGGGCAGCATAGCTGGACATTAAATGAAGCGGAGAGCCGCGATATTATTCGTTACGGCCTTGAAAGTGGGATAAATTTCTACGATACCGCTATTGCCTATCAGAATGGTTCTAGTGAACGCTATGTTGGTCGAGCGTTACGCAAAATGGCCAAGCGTGATGAAGTAGTAGTTGCGACCAAGTTTCTTCCTCGTACACAAGAACAAATCTCCAATGGAATCAGCGGAAAGCAAGCCATTGATACGTCACTTGAGCTGAGCCTGCGTAATCTGGGCATGGATTATATCGATCTCTATATCTACCACATTTGGGACTACAACACGCCTATCATTGACGTTCTCGAAGCTCTACATCATGCCAAACAAGCAGGAAAAATTCGTGAAATAGGTATTTCAAATTGCTATGCATGGCAATTAGCAAAAGCAAACGCCCTCGCTGAACGTGAAGGTTTAACTCAATTTGTTTCGGTTCAGAGTCACTATAACTTAATCATGCGCGAAGATGAACGGGAACTCTTTGGTTTATGCGCAGCTGATGATATTGCGATGACGCCATACAGTGCATTAGCAAGCGGACGGCTTGCTCGACCTAGTGATGTGCATACTAAACGAGCAGTTGAAGATGCTTATGCAAAAGGCAAATACGATAAGACCGCTGAGCAGGACCACATCATTATTGAGCGGGTAGCCAATCTTGCAAATCGTCATCAGGTCTCCATGACCGAAATCTCCTTAGCATGGTTGCTAACAAAAGTAGCGTCACCCGTAGTGGGCGCGACCCAAAAACATCATATTGACGGCGCTACAAATGCCGTGAACTTAACACTAGGTGAAACAGATATTCGTTATCTGGAAGAGTGTTATCAACCACATTCTCTCTCAGGGATCATGTTGCAGAACACACCTAAAACCAAGGATAACATTCAAGTCTGGACACGCTGA
- a CDS encoding DUF1330 domain-containing protein encodes MINKLILACLIGVSVASSAQAVTPAYYVAEFQPTDRETMKPYSEQVESTFKPFGGTFIVRGGEPDVKEGFGAQGKLVIIKFDSLKNAQDWYNSPEYQQLIPIRHRSGNSRTYIVEGLPLQ; translated from the coding sequence ATGATTAATAAATTAATTTTAGCTTGTTTGATCGGAGTGTCCGTTGCTTCATCCGCACAAGCAGTTACGCCGGCCTATTATGTTGCCGAATTTCAACCCACAGACCGCGAAACAATGAAACCATACAGTGAACAGGTCGAATCGACGTTCAAACCTTTTGGTGGCACCTTTATCGTGCGTGGTGGAGAACCTGATGTAAAAGAAGGTTTTGGAGCACAGGGAAAGTTAGTCATTATTAAATTTGATAGTCTGAAAAATGCTCAAGACTGGTATAACTCACCAGAATATCAGCAACTAATTCCTATACGTCATCGTTCTGGTAATTCACGAACTTACATAGTTGAAGGTTTGCCTCTTCAATAA
- a CDS encoding carboxymuconolactone decarboxylase family protein, with product MKFKNWFLGLSVYALGCFSWGASVAFSQSNVITEKQSTQLSLRERALIHISANTASGNLNGLDIAVRKGLDNGLTINQIKALLEQLYAYCGFPRSLNGINTLMSVIDSRTKQGIQDKLGQSYKPVIAEDRYEKGRTTLETLTGVSQSKPSPGFGDFSPEIDRFLKEHLFADIFDNKLLSYRERELITITALASMNGVESQLKAHIGIGKNTGITDGELLQLADILDVSINRSHANQVRKILGQPELKEIDNDMLVRISAIEIRPESLDKYLAILNEEAQKSVELEPGVISIFPMYRSDSASSIRIVEIYRNQAAYESHIASPHFKHYKTSTIEMVKSLDLVDMQVTDPQTMLKIFQKFNYISSD from the coding sequence ATGAAGTTTAAAAATTGGTTTTTGGGTTTATCTGTTTATGCTCTAGGTTGCTTTTCTTGGGGGGCTTCAGTTGCATTTTCACAGTCCAATGTAATAACTGAGAAGCAAAGTACCCAACTAAGCTTGAGGGAACGAGCACTAATACACATTTCTGCTAATACTGCCAGCGGAAATTTAAATGGGCTGGATATTGCTGTACGCAAAGGGCTTGACAATGGACTGACCATCAACCAAATAAAAGCACTTTTAGAGCAACTATATGCGTATTGTGGATTTCCCCGCAGTTTAAACGGCATTAACACATTAATGTCAGTTATTGATAGTCGTACAAAACAGGGAATACAAGACAAACTTGGGCAGTCTTATAAACCTGTGATTGCAGAAGATCGATATGAGAAAGGTCGAACTACCCTTGAAACGTTAACGGGAGTATCGCAATCCAAACCCTCTCCGGGATTTGGCGATTTCAGCCCTGAAATTGACCGCTTTCTAAAAGAGCATCTCTTTGCAGATATTTTTGACAACAAATTACTCTCTTATAGAGAAAGAGAGTTGATAACTATCACCGCACTTGCGTCAATGAATGGTGTTGAGTCGCAGCTGAAGGCTCATATTGGTATTGGTAAAAACACTGGTATTACAGATGGAGAGTTATTGCAGCTAGCAGATATTTTAGACGTGTCTATCAATAGGTCACATGCTAATCAGGTACGTAAAATACTTGGCCAGCCAGAGTTAAAGGAGATTGATAACGACATGCTAGTTAGGATCTCTGCGATAGAGATTAGACCTGAATCACTTGATAAATATCTGGCAATTCTCAATGAAGAGGCTCAGAAGTCGGTAGAATTAGAGCCTGGTGTTATAAGTATTTTCCCAATGTATCGTTCAGATTCGGCTTCAAGTATTCGAATTGTCGAAATATATAGAAATCAGGCGGCTTATGAATCACATATTGCATCGCCACATTTCAAACACTACAAAACTTCTACAATTGAAATGGTTAAATCTTTAGATCTTGTGGATATGCAAGTGACAGATCCTCAAACAATGCTAAAGATTTTTCAAAAATTTAATTACATTAGTTCAGACTAA